One Thermoanaerobacter pseudethanolicus ATCC 33223 DNA window includes the following coding sequences:
- a CDS encoding V-type ATP synthase subunit F, whose product MYKIGVIGDHDTVLSFKSTGIDTFRAIDEVEASDTLMKLARENYAVIFITEHLAEKIRDKIDFFRNKILPIITLIPSNRGTLGIGINDVRKSVEKAIGADIIFEREGRE is encoded by the coding sequence ATGTATAAAATAGGAGTAATTGGAGACCACGATACAGTGCTTTCGTTTAAGTCAACGGGTATTGATACTTTCCGGGCCATTGATGAGGTAGAAGCATCGGATACACTCATGAAACTAGCTCGGGAGAATTACGCCGTTATCTTCATAACTGAACATCTAGCAGAAAAGATAAGGGATAAAATAGACTTTTTCAGGAATAAAATCTTGCCAATCATTACTTTGATTCCCAGCAACCGAGGTACTCTGGGAATCGGTATAAATGACGTGAGAAAATCTGTGGAAAAAGCTATTGGAGCAGATATCATTTTTGAAAGAGAGGGAAGGGAATGA
- a CDS encoding V-type ATP synthase subunit C, which translates to MVVEQDFLYASGRIRSLENKLLSRAIVERILEVEDMDAVIRVLSETDYASDFEELENIYDFEKALENSMKKTLEMIKGSLKDHRAVRFFTLKYDYHNLKVLLKSRILGIDVPKNLSTLGEVPVDELLRLNKGEKDVALPKLMRAAFERAAEVYEETLDPQQVDLILDRALYEELNLLVQDISHDFLKSYLAAMVDLTNIKTMVRLKYMEADLRALEKSLLPGGSIDPEFFEKMFQEPVPVLIEALASSKYFMVVKEGLENWMSTGSPAAYEKLADDFLLDMLRRGLYKPFGLETVVGYLGAKENELKILRVLIVGKINGISQDMIRERLRDVYV; encoded by the coding sequence ATGGTTGTAGAACAGGACTTTTTATATGCATCGGGCAGAATAAGGTCTCTGGAAAACAAGCTGTTGAGCAGGGCCATTGTCGAGAGGATTCTTGAGGTAGAGGACATGGATGCAGTCATCAGGGTCCTCAGCGAGACAGATTATGCTTCAGATTTTGAAGAATTGGAAAATATATATGATTTCGAAAAGGCTTTAGAAAATAGCATGAAAAAAACTTTGGAGATGATAAAAGGCTCTTTGAAAGACCATAGGGCCGTAAGGTTTTTTACCTTAAAGTACGACTATCATAATCTAAAAGTCCTTTTAAAAAGTAGAATACTCGGCATTGATGTGCCGAAAAATCTTTCGACCTTGGGAGAAGTCCCTGTCGATGAGCTTTTAAGGTTGAATAAAGGAGAGAAGGATGTAGCCCTCCCGAAGTTGATGCGGGCCGCTTTTGAGAGGGCTGCCGAAGTTTACGAAGAAACCCTGGACCCGCAACAGGTGGACCTCATACTGGACAGGGCTTTATATGAAGAACTCAATCTTTTGGTCCAAGACATAAGCCACGATTTTCTTAAAAGTTATTTGGCCGCGATGGTAGATCTCACAAATATAAAAACGATGGTCAGGTTGAAATATATGGAGGCCGATTTAAGGGCCCTGGAGAAATCTCTCCTGCCCGGTGGCAGTATTGATCCAGAGTTTTTCGAGAAAATGTTTCAAGAACCAGTGCCAGTGCTAATTGAGGCACTGGCATCTTCCAAGTATTTTATGGTTGTTAAAGAAGGCTTGGAAAACTGGATGTCAACAGGTAGTCCAGCGGCCTACGAGAAGTTGGCCGACGATTTCCTACTTGATATGCTCAGAAGGGGGCTATATAAGCCTTTTGGTTTAGAAACCGTTGTGGGTTATCTTGGGGCCAAAGAGAACGAACTCAAAATATTGAGGGTTTTAATTGTGGGGAAAATTAATGGAATTTCTCAAGACATGATAAGGGAAAGGCTGAGGGATGTCTATGTATAA
- a CDS encoding V-type ATP synthase subunit E has translation MQGIAKIKEKIFEEATEQKNRIIEKAKKEAAEILEKARKQAVQLEAEAEKKAKKVAREEKRKILSIAELEERKRYLEAKQALINEAFVRAENKLLNLEPEKYRDLVYRMILAAAVDGNEEIIVSEADKEKITPELLERVNEALKKQGKAGNIRFSGEKRAIKGGFILKSATVEINCTFDYLLKVQREELETEVARILFEE, from the coding sequence ATGCAGGGTATTGCAAAGATTAAAGAAAAAATTTTTGAAGAGGCCACAGAGCAAAAAAATCGGATAATCGAAAAAGCAAAAAAAGAAGCAGCTGAAATCCTGGAAAAGGCGAGGAAACAAGCTGTACAACTAGAAGCCGAAGCCGAGAAAAAGGCCAAGAAGGTGGCCAGAGAGGAAAAGAGGAAAATCCTGTCTATTGCCGAACTGGAAGAGAGAAAGCGCTATTTGGAAGCGAAACAGGCTTTGATAAACGAAGCCTTCGTCAGGGCGGAAAATAAACTTCTAAATCTAGAACCAGAAAAGTACAGGGACCTGGTTTACCGCATGATTTTGGCCGCTGCCGTTGACGGTAATGAGGAAATTATTGTTTCCGAGGCTGATAAGGAAAAGATAACTCCTGAATTACTTGAGAGAGTTAACGAAGCCCTGAAAAAGCAAGGGAAAGCAGGCAATATTAGGTTTTCGGGAGAAAAAAGAGCCATAAAAGGCGGATTCATATTAAAATCGGCGACGGTCGAGATAAACTGTACCTTTGATTATCTGCTCAAGGTTCAAAGGGAAGAACTAGAGACTGAAGTGGCCCGAATACTTTTTGAGGAGTGA
- a CDS encoding V-type ATP synthase subunit K, whose amino-acid sequence MEVTLGQVLALLGAAMAVFLPGIGSAKGVGMVGEAAAGVVTEDPSKFSQTLILQALPGTQGIYGLLTGFVVMQRIGILGGNLLPLTTYQGLLVFAACLPIAIVGLLSAISQARAAAAGVGIVAKRPEELAKGITYSAMVETYAVLALLASILMLFGLKLA is encoded by the coding sequence ATGGAAGTTACACTTGGTCAAGTTCTTGCACTGTTAGGAGCTGCTATGGCGGTTTTTCTGCCAGGAATTGGTTCAGCCAAAGGAGTCGGTATGGTGGGTGAGGCTGCCGCGGGAGTAGTTACCGAAGACCCCAGTAAATTTAGCCAGACTCTGATATTACAGGCATTGCCTGGAACTCAAGGAATTTATGGTTTGCTTACAGGTTTTGTGGTGATGCAAAGGATAGGAATCTTGGGAGGAAATTTGTTGCCTCTTACCACCTATCAAGGACTGCTAGTTTTTGCAGCCTGCCTTCCTATAGCTATAGTAGGCTTGCTTTCAGCTATTTCCCAGGCCAGAGCTGCGGCTGCTGGTGTAGGAATAGTAGCCAAAAGACCTGAAGAACTAGCTAAAGGTATAACTTATTCCGCTATGGTGGAAACTTACGCGGTGCTAGCACTGCTCGCTTCGATACTAATGCTCTTCGGTTTAAAGCTGGCATAA
- a CDS encoding V-type ATP synthase subunit I → MAIVKMKKMYLFGLNEERDKIVGVLQKLGAAEIADLKEEDIDIDITEHKFPEQVGNELSKLELKLSRLKYAIDFLKPYGKELNPLIYGRPKISREKLQDLLNREREVFDLIDSLSGLDQKLSRLKTEESRIRNQVELIKPWERLDIPVEELGETGSVEARAVVVSKKNFKAFRDKMAEKELAVEIIPVEEGREEGFLLIVYHVSAKSDIQEVFKEFSVDTERFEGFTGTPAKILAELQERLKAIETERQRIKAEISTLVNRLLDIKALYDYWFVERQKKENFMKMAGTEKVFLMKAWVPEPSVGAVKEAITSVTSAAYIVFTEPSEDDDIPVVLSNPRLVQPFEIITELYSLPNPREIDPNVFMAPFYFVFFGMMVSDAAYGLVLSLLSGLALWKLKLKGMGKKLAELLFLGGISTFIWGMIFGSWFGDLIKVKPLWLNPLDNPLAVLFLSFAFGLIQIYTGIILSAYKNIKKGRVADAFMDQGLWLVLLTGLVMMAFPNLAGIAKYVTAAGAIGLVLTQGRSQKNILKKFMSGLLSLYNVTSYLSDVLSYSRLLALGLATGVIATVINTMARMLGVNIFGYIAMLLVLIGGHLFNVAVNALGAYVHSSRLQYIEFFGKFYEGGGKPFQPLRIDTKYVDLEDIGRVNLKNQTFEGGV, encoded by the coding sequence ATGGCAATAGTTAAGATGAAAAAAATGTATCTCTTTGGTCTGAACGAGGAGCGGGACAAAATAGTTGGTGTCCTGCAGAAATTGGGAGCAGCTGAAATTGCAGATTTGAAAGAAGAAGATATTGATATAGACATTACAGAACATAAATTTCCAGAGCAAGTGGGTAACGAGCTATCGAAGCTCGAATTAAAGCTTAGTAGACTAAAATATGCTATTGATTTTTTGAAACCTTATGGCAAGGAGTTAAATCCATTAATCTACGGTAGACCCAAGATAAGCAGGGAGAAATTGCAAGATCTCCTTAATCGGGAGAGGGAAGTTTTTGATCTAATAGACTCACTTTCTGGCCTTGACCAGAAACTTTCTAGGCTCAAAACGGAAGAATCCAGAATAAGAAACCAGGTTGAATTAATTAAACCTTGGGAGCGATTGGATATCCCTGTAGAGGAACTAGGTGAAACCGGTAGTGTGGAAGCACGAGCTGTGGTAGTTTCAAAAAAGAATTTTAAAGCATTCAGGGATAAAATGGCTGAAAAAGAACTAGCCGTGGAGATAATCCCGGTAGAGGAAGGTCGGGAAGAGGGCTTTTTATTAATAGTCTATCACGTTTCGGCAAAATCGGATATTCAAGAAGTATTTAAGGAATTTTCCGTTGATACAGAGAGATTTGAGGGATTTACAGGGACTCCGGCGAAGATACTTGCCGAGCTTCAGGAAAGGTTAAAAGCCATCGAAACCGAAAGGCAAAGAATAAAGGCAGAAATCTCTACGCTAGTGAATCGGCTACTAGACATAAAGGCTCTTTACGATTACTGGTTTGTGGAAAGACAGAAAAAAGAGAACTTCATGAAAATGGCAGGTACTGAAAAAGTCTTCCTGATGAAAGCCTGGGTTCCCGAGCCTTCGGTGGGAGCCGTAAAAGAAGCGATTACCTCCGTCACCAGTGCTGCCTACATAGTTTTTACCGAACCGTCGGAAGATGATGACATACCGGTGGTTTTGTCAAACCCGAGGTTAGTGCAGCCTTTTGAGATAATAACCGAGCTCTACAGTCTTCCAAATCCAAGGGAGATAGACCCTAATGTGTTCATGGCGCCTTTCTACTTTGTGTTCTTTGGTATGATGGTTAGTGACGCGGCTTATGGTCTGGTGCTGTCCCTGCTGTCAGGCCTTGCTCTCTGGAAGCTCAAATTGAAAGGGATGGGTAAAAAGCTGGCGGAGCTTTTGTTCCTAGGAGGAATATCGACTTTTATCTGGGGGATGATTTTTGGTAGCTGGTTTGGTGACCTTATTAAGGTCAAGCCGCTCTGGCTGAATCCTCTTGACAATCCGTTGGCTGTTTTGTTTTTGAGTTTTGCTTTTGGTCTGATACAGATATACACTGGTATAATCTTGAGCGCCTATAAAAATATAAAAAAGGGAAGGGTAGCCGATGCTTTCATGGATCAGGGACTGTGGCTGGTGCTACTGACAGGGCTCGTGATGATGGCTTTTCCGAATTTAGCAGGAATAGCAAAATATGTAACTGCCGCCGGCGCAATAGGCCTTGTGCTGACGCAGGGGAGATCTCAGAAAAATATTTTAAAAAAGTTCATGTCGGGGCTTTTAAGCCTTTACAATGTCACTAGTTATTTAAGCGACGTGCTTTCTTACTCCCGTCTGCTGGCGTTGGGCCTTGCAACAGGCGTTATAGCTACTGTCATCAATACCATGGCAAGAATGCTAGGAGTAAATATATTCGGGTATATAGCGATGCTGCTGGTGTTGATAGGAGGTCACCTTTTCAACGTCGCAGTAAATGCCTTGGGCGCTTATGTCCACAGCAGCCGACTGCAGTATATTGAATTTTTCGGTAAGTTCTACGAGGGTGGAGGCAAACCCTTCCAACCTTTGAGGATAGACACGAAATATGTGGATCTAGAAGATATTGGTAGAGTTAATTTAAAAAATCAAACTTTTGAAGGAGGAGTTTAA
- a CDS encoding V-type ATPase subunit subunit G family protein: MKEILEDIKDAENSARAMVEEAEREARSILAEANREAEELISQTRKKGEEIAKNIIEDAKKEAQKESMALKEQYENEIKKLREKAEGRIQKAVDLIVERIVTFHGNS; the protein is encoded by the coding sequence GTGAAAGAAATCCTGGAGGATATCAAAGATGCGGAAAACAGCGCCAGGGCAATGGTGGAAGAGGCCGAGCGTGAAGCAAGGTCTATATTGGCTGAAGCTAACCGCGAAGCCGAGGAATTGATTTCTCAAACTCGCAAAAAAGGGGAAGAAATTGCTAAAAATATTATAGAAGATGCAAAAAAAGAAGCGCAAAAAGAATCGATGGCTTTAAAGGAACAGTATGAAAACGAAATTAAAAAACTTCGTGAAAAGGCGGAAGGCCGTATCCAAAAAGCTGTAGACTTAATTGTGGAGAGGATAGTGACTTTCCATGGCAATAGTTAA
- a CDS encoding uracil-xanthine permease family protein, whose translation MKVLTVGTKELSGPIKEGDKISLLQLLILGLQHTFTMFGATVLVPLLTGLDVGVALFTAGIGTLWFHLVTKRKVPIFLGSSFAFIAPVALVVKQWGVPAAQGGIIVAGLLYGLMAVLVYFLGREFMENLLPPVVTGPIIMVIGLNLAPVAIKSASQNWMVALIVLTTVILVSMYGRGFFKLVPVLVGLIVGYGVSLIFGIVDLKPVQEAALFAVPAFTKPEFNPAAIGLIAPVAVATIVEHVGDVLAVGATVQKDFVKDPGLHRTLIGDGIATSLAGLFGGPANTTYSENTGVLALTGVWKPEVMRVAAVMAMILSTCQKLTALIRTVPEPVIGGISIILFGMIASIGIRTVVENAVDFKKSRNLIISSAILVFGIGGAVVNLWGGIQLGGVGLAAIIGIILNQVLPKE comes from the coding sequence ATGAAAGTACTTACTGTAGGTACAAAAGAATTGTCAGGTCCGATAAAGGAGGGAGACAAAATTTCTCTGCTACAGCTTCTTATTCTAGGATTACAACATACTTTTACGATGTTCGGTGCCACAGTATTGGTGCCACTGCTTACCGGGCTTGATGTGGGAGTAGCTCTTTTTACTGCGGGGATTGGGACTCTCTGGTTTCACTTGGTTACAAAAAGAAAAGTTCCCATTTTTCTAGGTTCTTCCTTTGCTTTCATTGCACCAGTGGCACTAGTGGTAAAACAGTGGGGAGTTCCGGCGGCCCAGGGGGGCATCATTGTGGCCGGCTTGCTTTACGGGTTGATGGCGGTGCTGGTTTACTTTCTGGGGCGCGAATTCATGGAAAACCTTCTGCCACCGGTGGTGACCGGTCCGATAATAATGGTCATAGGTCTCAACCTGGCACCGGTAGCAATCAAAAGCGCCTCTCAAAACTGGATGGTTGCCTTGATAGTGCTTACTACGGTAATACTTGTCAGCATGTATGGCAGGGGATTTTTCAAACTGGTACCGGTGCTCGTGGGATTAATTGTAGGTTATGGGGTGAGTTTGATTTTCGGAATCGTGGACTTGAAACCTGTGCAGGAGGCGGCGTTGTTTGCCGTGCCGGCCTTTACCAAACCCGAATTCAACCCGGCGGCCATTGGCCTTATTGCGCCTGTGGCGGTGGCTACTATAGTGGAACACGTGGGCGATGTGCTTGCTGTGGGAGCTACGGTGCAGAAGGACTTTGTAAAAGACCCAGGCCTTCATAGGACTCTAATAGGCGATGGTATAGCCACATCCTTGGCGGGTCTATTTGGAGGCCCGGCCAACACCACCTATTCTGAAAACACTGGCGTTTTAGCGTTGACTGGAGTCTGGAAACCCGAGGTGATGAGGGTGGCAGCAGTCATGGCTATGATACTTTCTACCTGTCAGAAACTTACTGCCCTAATAAGGACAGTGCCAGAGCCAGTCATAGGCGGCATATCTATAATCCTGTTTGGCATGATAGCCAGCATCGGCATCAGGACCGTTGTGGAGAACGCCGTAGATTTCAAAAAGTCAAGAAACCTTATAATATCTAGCGCTATTCTAGTCTTTGGCATAGGTGGTGCTGTAGTGAACCTGTGGGGTGGCATTCAGTTGGGAGGTGTAGGTCTGGCTGCTATTATCGGCATAATATTAAACCAGGTGCTGCCTAAAGAATAA
- a CDS encoding Crp/Fnr family transcriptional regulator, protein MGNFDYLKKVPYFNELEDKSLEEIHKILIIKSFKKGSIIFMEGEKGEAIYFVKSGKVKISKTSSVGKEHIIKIMEEGDIFAESVLFVGGEYPATAEAIEDSEVIMLKNQDIENLILKNSKIALSIIKLMAKRLKNVAVIIENLALRDSIGRTASVLLTFAKERGINTKEGILLNLNLNRQDLANIVGTSRENVTRILSQMDKEGIIHLDRQKIIIKDIERLKEML, encoded by the coding sequence ATGGGCAATTTCGATTATCTTAAAAAAGTCCCTTATTTTAATGAACTGGAGGACAAATCCCTTGAAGAGATACATAAGATTTTAATCATAAAATCTTTTAAAAAAGGCTCTATTATTTTCATGGAGGGGGAAAAGGGAGAAGCCATATATTTTGTAAAATCCGGCAAAGTTAAAATATCAAAAACCTCTTCTGTCGGGAAAGAACACATTATTAAAATCATGGAAGAAGGGGACATATTTGCTGAATCTGTTCTATTTGTCGGTGGAGAATATCCTGCAACTGCAGAGGCTATAGAGGACTCCGAAGTGATTATGCTTAAAAACCAAGACATAGAAAACTTGATACTAAAAAACAGCAAAATAGCCTTAAGCATTATTAAACTTATGGCAAAAAGGCTAAAAAATGTAGCTGTCATAATAGAAAATCTTGCTTTAAGAGATTCCATTGGCAGAACGGCTTCTGTCCTTCTCACTTTTGCAAAAGAGAGAGGAATAAACACAAAAGAAGGAATTTTATTAAACTTAAATCTCAATAGACAAGACCTTGCCAACATAGTCGGCACATCAAGAGAAAACGTCACAAGGATTTTAAGCCAAATGGACAAAGAGGGGATAATACATCTTGATAGGCAGAAAATAATAATTAAAGATATAGAAAGGCTTAAAGAGATGTTGTAG